A genomic region of Arachis hypogaea cultivar Tifrunner chromosome 5, arahy.Tifrunner.gnm2.J5K5, whole genome shotgun sequence contains the following coding sequences:
- the LOC112800648 gene encoding cytochrome P450 71D8 produces MESESYFLLVLIIIIFLLLMLIMHVLNYNLTQKLPPGPRKLPIIGNLHQLAAAGSLPHRSFRELAKKYGPIMHLKLGENPTVVISSPELAMEILKTHDSCFLKRPRILAAESFSFGSSDIAFAPCGEMWRQLRKICTLELLSVERVRSLSRVREEESAKFIESIRESSGSAVNLKTMIFSLISASVFRSAFGKIPEDKNEIDEFISLIRKAIEMGSGFYLGDLFPSVKPLYYVTGMKFKLGRMKKKLEKIFDNIITEHQHKQVNVGSDNPKEEEDLVDVLLRLHKNSSTTHQFHITTNTIKAVIMDIFAAGTDTSASTLEWAMSEMVRNPRVMAKSQAEVREAFRGKQRIHESDVDKLSYLKSVMKETLRLHPPTPLLIPRECTERNTIGGYEIGVGTRVMVNAWAMGRDPEYWHDAEKFIPERFDGNCSIGFRGTSFEYLPFGAGRRICPGIAFGLATIMFPLALLLYHFNWELPGAIKPEDLDMTEHFGLAMERKNDLCLIPSLVM; encoded by the exons ATGGAATCTGAATCCTACTTCTTATTAGTGCTTATTATCATTATATTCTTACTGTTAATGCTCATCATGCATGTTCTTAATTATAACCTCACCCAGAAACTGCCACCTGGCCCAAGAAAGTTACCCATCATTGGGAACCTTCACCAGCTTGCAGCAGCAGGTTCACTTCCACACCGTTCTTTCAGAGAACTAGCCAAAAAATATGGACCCATCATGCACCTCAAGCTCGGTGAAAACCCTACGGTGGTTATATCCTCCCCGGAGCTTGCCATGGAGATACTCAAAACCCATGACTCGTGTTTTCTGAAGCGCCCACGTATTCTTGCTGCTGAGAGTTTCAGCTTTGGTTCTTCAGATATTGCTTTCGCTCCGTGCGGTGAAATGTGGAGACAACTGAGAAAGATATGTACGTTGGAGCTTCTAAGTGTTGAAAGGGTTCGGTCTCTCTCTCGTGTCAGAGAAGAAGAGTCAGCGAAATTCATCGAATCGATTCGGGAGTCCTCAGGTTCAGCAGTGAATCTCAAAACCATGATTTTTTCGTTGATAAGTGCTTCTGTTTTCAGATCTGCATTTGGAAAGATACCCGAAGACAAGAATGAGATTGACGAGTTTATAAGTCTGATAAGGAAGGCCATAGAAATGGGGAGTGGGTTTTATTTGGGTGATTTGTTTCCTTCCGTCAAGCCTCTGTATTATGTGACTGGGATGAAGTTCAAACTGGGgaggatgaagaagaagcttGAGAAGATCTTCGACAACATAATTACGGAGCATCAGCACAAGCAAGTGAACGTTGGTAGTGATAATCCAAAGGAGGAGGAAGATCTTGTTGATGTTCTTTTGAGACTCCACAAAAATAGCAGTACTACTCACCAGTTTCACATAACAACCAACACCATCAAAGCTGTGATTATG GACATATTTGCTGCTGGAACTGATACTTCAGCATCAACGTTAGAATGGGCTATGTCTGAAATGGTTAGGAATCCAAGAGTGATGGCGAAGTCACAAGCGGAGGTAAGAGAAGCATTTAGAGGAAAGCAAAGAATCCATGAAAGTGATGTGGATAAACTAAGTTACTTAAAGTCAGTGATGAAAGAAACACTGAGGTTACATCCACCTACACCTTTGTTGATCCCTAGAGAATGCACAGAGAGAAACACGATTGGAGGGTATGAAATAGGTGTGGGGACAAGAGTAATGGTGAACGCGTGGGCCATGGGAAGAGACCCAGAGTATTGGCATGATGCAGAGAAGTTTATCCCAGAGAGGTTTGATGGCAATTGTTCTATTGGTTTCAGAGGGACTAGCTTTGAGTATTTACCATTTGGTGCTGGAAGGAGAATATGCCCTGGCATAGCATTTGGTTTAGCCACCATTATGTTCCCTTTGGCTCTCTTACTCTATCACTTCAACTGGGAACTCCCTGGTGCCATCAAACCTGAGGATTTGGACATGACTGAACACTTTGGATTAGCAATGGAAAGGAAAAATGACTTGTGCTTGATTCCTTCTCTTGTTATGTAA
- the LOC112800649 gene encoding pentatricopeptide repeat-containing protein At5g66631 has translation MTMRFRILFFCKVNLANRLTLQLQQVRSYARNPFPNRVSHYLYRAKLIDSIRLSLRSNNPNSLSTLLNDRLLDSFVITQALRSAPSADSAFSFLNALQESPRFSHTQRTLHALATVLAKSGRTSELNSLIDAIRAKQFGNVKISFMNLMNWHAAAGDLDSVLAVWDEYRLANNRVCTESYNIVMALSAQMGKDYEVVRSFYRMIDEGLLPNCRSYSIVIEHLVKSGKVLEALEVFKMLPSMRIKRTLKQYTVLIDCFIACKRFDEVKTLLDEMQIDGILPSRAMCLLLQKMQEEGFLKESVLLFRETLQDERIKNVIYSVERYVDDEEEDEDENVSHASQCDHTDEVQLKPWMDPHALASALQNWSPDEVSALEGANFVWTTRLVCKILRSFKSPETAWNFFCWVACQPGFTHDIYTVQRIMTLLARHGRTELVDRLISKIRMEEMRLPFSTIRLIIDFYGISKNADAALKVFNDVRILCGPISKSNLMLLYSSLLRTLTKCGRNSDALDILDQMILNDICPDMQTFSGLMHYFSNLGDIKTVQRLFAMVRQCGVEPDAYLYKVLIQGYCKSKRAALAWRLFEDMRNSGLMPDSATKELLVKSLWKEGRRREAAAIEESCEEVNVVLPHALRGHEWTVSSADLSKVYNLYSDCFPSNGG, from the coding sequence ATGACCATGCGGTTCAGGATCTTGTTCTTCTGCAAGGTTAACCTCGCCAACAGGTTAACCCTGCAATTGCAACAAGTTCGTTCCTATGCCCGCAATCCCTTTCCCAACAGAGTCTCTCACTACCTCTACCGTGCCAAGCTCATTGACTCCATTCGACTCTCTCTGCGCTCGAACAACCCCAACTCACTCTCCACTCTCCTGAACGATCGTCTTCTTGATTCCTTCGTTATCACTCAGGCCCTGCGTTCTGCTCCTTCCGCCGACTCTGCTTTCTCTTTTCTCAATGCCCTTCAGGAAAGTCCCCGTTTTTCGCATACCCAACGCACCCTTCATGCTCTTGCTACTGTTCTTGCCAAGTCTGGTCGAACCTCTGAGCTCAACTCCCTCATTGATGCTATTCGTGCCAAACAGTTCGGCAATGTTAAGATCAGCTTCATGAATCTCATGAACTGGCATGCTGCTGCTGGGGACCTTGATTCTGTTCTTGCTGTTTGGGATGAGTATAGGCTTGCCAACAACCGTGTCTGCACTGAGTCTTATAACATTGTCATGGCTCTTTCTGCGCAAATGGGGAAGGACTATGAAGTTGTAAGATCATTCTATAGGATGATTGATGAAGGATTGCTTCCTAATTGCAGAAGCTATAGTATAGTAATTGAGCACCTTGTAAAATCTGGAAAAGTATTGGAAGCATTGGAGGTTTTTAAAATGCTGCCTTCAATGAGGATCAAACGCACTTTGAAACAGTACACTGTTCTGATTGACTGTTTCATTGCCTGCAAACGGTTTGATGAAGTGAAAACCTTGCTTGATGAAATGCAAATTGATGGTATACTGCCAAGTCGAGCAATGTGTTTGTTGCTTCAGAAGATGCAGGAGGAAGGATTTCTCAAAGAGAGTGTCTTATTGTTCAGGGAAACTCTGCAAGATGAAAGAATAAAGAATGTGATATATTCTGTAGAAAGATATgttgatgatgaggaagaggatgaagatgaaaATGTAAGCCATGCTAGTCAATGTGATCATACTGATGAGGTTCAGTTAAAACCATGGATGGATCCACATGCTTTGGCTAGTGCCTTACAGAATTGGAGTCCTGATGAGGTATCGGCACTTGAGGGTGCAAACTTTGTGTGGACAACCAGGTTGGTCTGCAAGATACTTAGAAGTTTCAAGTCACCAGAAACCGCATGGAATTTCTTCTGTTGGGTTGCTTGTCAACCAGGTTTCACGCATGATATATACACAGTACAAAGAATTATGACCCTTCTAGCACGCCATGGTCGTACTGAATTGGTTGATAGGCTCATCTCCAAAATCAGAATGGAGGAAATGAGACTGCCATTCAGCACCATCAGGCTAATCATCGACTTTTATGGGATTTCAAAAAATGCTGATGCTGCTCTAAAGGTTTTCAATGATGTTCGAATACTTTGTGGGCCCATATCAAAATCTAATCTGATGCTTTTGTATTCTTCTCTCTTAAGAACATTAACCAAATGTGGAAGGAATTCCGATGCCCTGGATATACTCGATCAGATGATCTTGAATGATATTTGCCCTGATATGCAAACTTTTTCAGGACTAATGCACTATTTTTCGAACCTTGGGGATATAAAAACAGTGCAGAGACTCTTTGCAATGGTTAGGCAGTGTGGTGTGGAGCCAGATGCTTATCTCTATAAGGTGCTTATCCAAGGTTACTGCAAGTCAAAAAGAGCTGCACTAGCATGGAGGCTATTTGAAGATATGAGGAATTCAGGTCTGATGCCTGATTCTGCCACAAAAGAATTGCTAGTGAAAAGCCTCTGGAAAGAAGGGAGACGAAGAGAAGCTGCAGCTATTGAAGAGAGTTGTGAGGAAGTAAATGTGGTACTTCCGCATGCATTGCGTGGTCATGAATGGACTGTCAGCTCTGCTGATCTCTCAAAAGTTTATAATCTTTATTCCGATTGTTTTCCTTCAAATGGTGGCTAG
- the LOC112800650 gene encoding serine/threonine receptor-like kinase NFP — MAFFLPSLSSSIFLAFMLFSVTSIPTQSQQVNGTDFSCPVDSPSSCGTYVTYIAKSPNFLSLSNISDIFDTSPLSIARASNIKNEGDKLVPGQVLLIPVTCGCTQNQSFANITYELRQGDVYDIVSKTTYENLTNWRAVNNSNPDLNPVLLPIGVKVLFPLFCRCPSKKQLQKGIEYMITYVWQNNDNVSSVAAKFGASPVDILSENNYGGNFTAATYLPVLIPVTKLPVLTQPEASHGRKRSIQIPVIISISLGFTLVVAVIVISMVYAYLYQRKRTLNRRDLSAGTADKLLSGVSGYVSKPTVYEANEVIKATMNLSEQCKLGGTVYKAKIEGQVLAVKKVNQVVSEELNILQKVNHGNLVKLMGVSSDSDGNHFLVYEYADNGSLDEWLFSKLSLKASLTWYQRINIALDVAMGLQYLHEHTYPRIVHRDITTSNILLDSNFKAKIGNFSMVRTTTNPMISKIDVFAFGVVLIELLTGKKAMTTKADGEVVMLWKDIRKMFEVEDEKEKEECLRRWMDPKLECLYPVDYALSLVTLAANCTADVSLSRPTMAEVVLGLSLLTQPSQAALERSLTSSALEAEVTHVATPIAAR, encoded by the coding sequence ATGGCTTTCTTTCTACCCTCTCTCTCAAGTAgtatttttcttgcattcatgTTGTTCTCCGTCACCAGCATCCCAACTCAATCACAACAGGTTAATGGAACAGACTTTTCATGCCCAGTGGATTCACCTTCATCCTGTGGAACATATGTGACATACATTGCTAAATCTCCAAACTTCTTGAGCCTTTCTAACATATCTGACATATTTGACACCAGCCCTTTATCCATTGCAAGAGCAAGTAACATAAAGAATGAGGGTGACAAGCTGGTTCCAGGCCAAGTCTTACTGATACCTGTCACTTGTGGTTGCACTCAAAACCAATCTTTCGCCAATATTACCTATGAGCTAAGGCAGGGTGATGTGTACGACATTGTCTCAAAAACAACATATGAGAATCTCACAAATTGGCGTGCTGTCAACAATTCAAACCCAGATTTGAATCCAGTTCTGCTGCCAATAGGTGTGAAAGTATTGTTCCCTTTATTCTGCAGGTGCCCTTCTAAGAAACAGTTACAGAAAGGGATAGAATATATGATCACCTATGTGTGGCAGAACAATGACAATGTTTCCTCTGTAGCAGCCAAGTTTGGTGCATCGCCGGTGGACATATTGTCCGAAAACAACTACGGTGGAAACTTCACAGCTGCAACCTATCTTCCGGTTTTAATTCCTGTGACGAAGTTGCCAGTTCTTACTCAACCCGAGGCTTCACATGGAAGAAAGAGAAGCATTCAAATCCCTGTTATAATTAGTATTAGCCTGGGGTTCACCCTTGTTGTTGCTGTTATAGTAATATCAATGGTTTATGCTTATCTTTATCAGAGAAAGAGGACTTTGAATAGGAGAGACTTATCTGCTGGGACAGCAGATAAGCTACTCTCTGGAGTTTCAGGCTACGTGAGTAAGCCAACCGTGTATGAAGCCAATGAGGTTATCAAAGCCACCATGAATCTCAGCGAACAGTGCAAGCTTGGGGGCACAGTTTACAAGGCCAAAATAGAAGGGCAGGTCTTGGCAGTGAAAAAAGTGAATCAAGTAGTTTCTGAGGAGCTGAATATTCTGCAGAAGGTGAATCATGGAAACCTGGTGAAACTGATGGGTGTATCTTCAGACAGTGATGGAAACCATTTCCTGGTTTATGAGTATGCTGATAACGGGTCCCTTGATGAGTGGCTCTTCTCCAAGTTGTCTTTGAAGGCCTCGCTTACATGGTATCAGAGGATTAACATAGCATTGGATGTTGCCATGGGTCTGCAATACTTGCATGAGCACACTTATCCAAGAATAGTCCATAGGGACATCACAACAAGTAACATCCTTCTTGACTCCAACTTCAAGGCCAAGATAGGGAACTTCTCCATGGTCAGAACTACTACGAATCCCATGATTTCCAAGATCGATGTCTTTGCTTTCGGGGTTGTTCTCATTGAGTTGCTGACAGGCAAGAAAGCCATGACAACAAAGGCAGATGGCGAGGTAGTAATGCTGTGGAAGGATATTAGGAAGATGTTTGAAGTGGAAGACGAAAAGGAAAAGGAGGAGTGTCTGAGAAGATGGATGGATCCTAAGCTAGAGTGCCTTTACCCTGTGGATTATGCTCTCAGCTTGGTCACGTTGGCCGCGAATTGCACGGCCGATGTATCATTGTCTAGACCAACCATGGCAGAAGTTGTTCTTGGCCTCTCCCTTCTCACTCAACCATCTCAAGCTGCACTAGAGAGATCATTGACTTCTTCTGCGTTGGAAGCAGAGGTTACTCATGTGGCTACTCCCATAGCAGCACGTTAA
- the LOC112800651 gene encoding lysM domain receptor-like kinase 4, which produces MRLFFLFIIIITITNLSLIKGQQPYIGLGTVACPRRGNAKSIRGYTCNGLNHSCQAYLTFRSQPLYSSVSTISSLLNSDPSQLALINSVSLNDTFEPNTLVIVPVNCSCASEYYQSNTSYVYHNAETYFLIANNTFQGLTTCQAMMHQNANLSNLYPGRQLAVPLRCACPTKNQTLKGVRYLLSYLVDWGDSVSFISQMFNITTQITLDANSLTMSSFIYPFTTILVPLHDKPLKLRTSSPSSQSPSSSDSSSTDKSSKKTWVYVVVGVVGAFALIFVTCAVIFFTHTRKTKRKQEVVAVSKSFEAIEKPQGKIMEQESGKLSEIIASIAQSFKVYDFEELQRATDNFSTSCLIKGSVYRGVINGDLAAIKKVEGDISKEIQVLNKVNHSNVIRLSGVSFYQGQWYLVYEYAANGALSEWIYMDNVDGKFLSCRQRIQIALDVATGLDYLHSFTSPSYIHKDLKCSNILLDSELRAKVANFSLARSVEGENGQFPMTRHIVGTRGYMAPEYLENGVVSTKIDVYAFGVLVLEILTGKEVAEILNEDDNNNKGFSNALSIILSEESGKERVKEFMYASLHGNYPSELAMVVIGMIHNCVEKEPENRPQMQEIVASLSRILNSSLNWETSVSISASQSF; this is translated from the exons ATGCGGCTCTTTttcctcttcatcatcatcatcaccatcaccaaCTTGTCTCTGATCAAGGGACAGCAACCTTACATTGGTTTAGGGACAGTAGCATGTCCTCGAAGGGGTAACGCAAAATCAATCCGAGGCTACACTTGCAACGGTTTAAACCACAGTTGCCAAGCTTACCTCACATTCAGATCCCAACCACTCTACAGTTCTGTCTCTACAATCTCTTCTCTGTTAAACTCTGACCCTTCACAACTCGCTCTCATCAACTCCGTTTCTTTAAACGACACCTTCGAACCAAACACGCTTGTCATTGTTCCCGTTAACTGCTCCTGTGCCTCCGAGTATTACCAATCAAACACATCCTATGTTTACCACAATGCTGAAACCTACTTCTTAATTgccaacaacaccttccaaggaCTCACCACGTGTCAAGCTATGATGCACCAGAATGCTAACCTTTCTAACCTATACCCTGGAAGACAACTTGCTGTTCCTCTTAGATGTGCTTGTCCCACAAAGAATCAAACTCTCAAAGGTGTTAGGTACCTCTTGAGTTACCTTGTTGATTGGGGTGATTCTGTTTCTTTCATTAGTCAAATGTTCAATATCACTACTCAGATCACTCTTGATGCTAATTCCCTTACTATGAGTTCTTTCATCTATCCCTTTACCACTATTCTAGTCCCTCTTCATGATAAGCCCCTCAAACTTCGAACTTCTTCGCCATCATCTCAATCACCTTCTTCTTCTGATTCTAGTTCAACAGATAAAAGCTCAAAGAAAACATGGGTTTatgttgttgttggagttgttggtGCCTTTGCCTTAATATTTGTTACTTGTGCTGTCATTTTCTTCACACACACtcgcaaaactaaaaggaaacaAGAGGTTGTTGCAGTTTCTAAGAGTTTTGAGGCAATTGAGAAACCACAAGGGAAGATAATGGAGCAAGAATCTGGAAAATTGTCAGAGATCATAGCTAGCATAGCTCAATCTTTTAAGGTGTATGATTTTGAGGAACTGCAGCGTGCAACGGATAACTTTAGCACAAGTTGCTTGATCAAAGGATCGGTTTATCGCGGAGTTATCAATGGTGATCTTGCTGCAATCAAGAAGGTAGAAGGAGATATCTCAAAGGAGATTCAAGTTCTGAATAAAGTCAACCATTCCAATGTTATACGCCTCTCCGGTGTCAGCTTCTACCAAGGCCAATG GTATCTTGTTTATGAGTATGCTGCTAATGGAGCCTTGAGTGAATGGATCTACATGGACAACGTTGATGGCAAGTTTCTAAGTTGCAGGCAGAGGATTCAGATTGCTTTGGATGTGGCTACAGGACTTGACTATCTTCACAGCTTCACTTCTCCTTCATATATTCACAAGGATCTCAAGTGTAGCAACATTCTTTTGGACAGTGAGTTAAGGGCAAAGGTTGCAAACTTTAGCCTTGCAAGGTCTGTGGAAGGAGAGAATGGTCAATTTCCAATGACAAGGCATATTGTAGGGACAAGGGGTTACATGGCTCCTGAGTATTTGGAGAATGGTGTTGTATCCACAAAGATTGATGTGTATGCATTTGGAGTTCTGGTGCTAGAAATCCTCACTGGAAAAGAGGTTGCTGAAATCTTGAATGAAGATGACAATAACAATAAGGGTTTTTCAAATGCTTTGAGTATTATTCTTAGTGAGGAAAGTGGCAAGGAGAGGGTGAAGGAGTTTATGTATGCTTCTCTTCATGGGAATTATCCATCAGAACTTGCTATGGTTGTGATTGGAATGATTCATAATTGTGTAGAGAAAGAGCCAGAAAATAGACCACAGATGCAGGAGATTGTTGCATCTCTGTCCAGAATATTGAACTCTTCATTGAACTGGGAAACCTCAGTGAGCATCTCAGCATCCCAAAGCTTTTGA
- the LOC114927717 gene encoding probable pectate lyase 4, with amino-acid sequence MLLCTTPNKTSKHFKIFPTSPSPKHIHYIQHTINMATILLAIVIATLFTANPISCAKQSKITGMKMNVIDQCWRLNPQWRSHRSQLASCSIGYAGKMMNNIGNDLVYYEVTDPSDDPINPKPGTLRYGASMIQQKVWITFKSDMKITLAKPLLISSFTAIDGRGTNVHISNNACFMIFKATNVIIHSIRIHHCKSQAPGLVVGPNGKVISLGQVDGDAIRLVTASKIWIDHNTLHDCEDGLLDVTRGSTDVTISNNWFRNQDKVMLLGHDDGYIRDRNMKVTVVYNHFGPNCNQRMPRIRHGYAHVANNLYQGWMQYAIGGSKEPSLKSQSNLFIAPKSGNKEVTWRKGSNENGDRWEFHSVGDVFENGASFTATEGGRVPKPNYSEEQRFKVLDAKSVRFLTKSSGVLRCTNKKSIC; translated from the exons ATGCTACTATGCACTACTCCAAATAAAACTAGCAAACATTTTAAGATATTCCCTACTTCTCCTTCTCCTAAACATATTCATTATATCCAACACACAATCAACATGGCTACTATCCTTTTGGCCATTGTGATTGCCACCCTTTTCACTGCAAACCCTATTTCTTGCGCCAAGCAATCCAAAATAACTGGCATGAAAATGAACGTCATTGATCAATGTTGGAGATTGAATCCCCAATGGAGGAGCCATCGATCGCAACTCGCCAGCTGCTCCATTGGCTATGCGGGCAAGATGATGAACAACATTGGCAATGACCTCGTCTATTATGAAGTTACTGACCCTAGTGATGACCCCATTAACCCTAAGCCTGGTACCTTGCGGTATGGAGCTTCTATGATTCAACAAAAAGTTTGGATTACATTTAAAAGCGATATGAAAATCACATTGGCCAAACCCCTTCTCATTAGTAGCTTTACCGCCATTGATGGTCGTGGCACCAATGTCCACATTTCCAATAATGCATGCTTCATGATCTTTAAG GCAACGAATGTAATAATCCACAGCATTCGAATCCATCATTGTAAGTCACAAGCTCCTGGGTTGGTGGTGGGTCCAAATGGGAAGGTAATTTCATTGGGTCAAGTTGATGGCGATGCAATCAGACTAGTCACTGCCTCAAAGATTTGGATTGATCATAATACACTTCATGATTGCGAAGATGGTCTTCTTGATGTTACACGAGGTTCCACTGATGTCACTATCTCTAACAACTGGTTCCGAAACCAAGATAAGGTTATGCTTCTTGGCCATGACGATGGATATATTAGAGACCGGAACATGAAAGTTACTGTTGTCTACAATCATTTCGGACCGAATTGCAACCAACGCATGCCAAG gatccgtCATGGATATGCACATGTAGCAAACAATCTTTATCAGGGATGGATGCAATATGCTATTGGTGGAAGCAAAGAACCCAGCCTCAAAAGCCAATCTAACCTCTTCATAGCACCTAAATCCGGGAACAAGGAG GTGACATGGAGAAAAGGCAGTAACGAAAATGGGGATAGATGGGAATTCCATTCAGTAGGGGATGTTTTTGAAAATGGAGCGTCTTTCACGGCAACTGAAGGAGGACGTGTGCCAAAACCTAATTATAGTGAGGAACAACGTTTTAAGGTTCTTGATGCTAAGTCTGTTAGATTTTTGACAAAATCCTCTGGCGTACTACGATGCACCAACAAAAAATCTATTTGCTAA
- the LOC112800652 gene encoding probable calcium-binding protein CML41 has product MATAESSRKILKPSKWFSKKSSSSLHRTSLTALNLSTTPTTTRDIENEAMREVFRHFDADGDGKISAFELRSYFGSIGDYLSPDEAQGLIQDLDSDGDHLLDFEDFMKLMSMNNDDDLRKAFDMFVWEKENTEASSSSSSGSITPKGLQRMLQRLGLESSYDDCVVMIAAFDTDHNGVLDFNEFHHMMIS; this is encoded by the coding sequence ATGGCAACAGCCGAGAGTAGTAGAAAAATTCTGAAACCATCCAAGTGGTTCTCCAAGAAAAGTAGTAGTAGCCTCCACCGAACATCATTAACGGCGTTAAACCTAAGCACAACTCCAACTACTACTAGAGACATAGAAAATGAAGCCATGAGGGAGGTTTTCCGTCACTTTGATGCTGACGGAGATGGAAAAATCTCTGCCTTTGAGCTCAGGTCCTATTTCGGATCCATTGGAGACTACTTGTCTCCCGACGAAGCTCAAGGCCTCATCCAAGACCTGGACTCCGATGGCGACCATTTGCTGGACTTCGAGGATTTCATGAAGCTCATGAGCATGAACAACGATGATGATCTGAGGAAAGCTTTTGACATGTTCGTGTGGGAGAAGGAGAACACGGAAGCTTCATCGTCGTCATCGTCAGGTAGTATCACCCCGAAAGGTTTGCAACGAATGCTGCAGCGACTTGGTCTTGAAAGCTCATATGATGACTGCGTCGTTATGATTGCTGCCTTCGACACTGATCATAACGGTGTCCTTGATTTCAACGAGTTTCATCACATGATGATttcctaa